The genomic window GGTCACGCACGGCTGGGGGGAATCGCCCAGGCACTGGCAGAGCTGATTGAAGAGAAGACCGGCTATGAAACCCGCTCGGTCAACCTTGGGCACACCCAGCGCGGTGGTACTCCTACAGCTTATGACCGGATGCTCTCGACCCGCTACGGTCTGGCGGCGATTGACCTGGTACATCAAGGAAATTTCGGACGACTCGTGGTGCTGCGCGGAACAGAAATTAAAGACATTCCGTTGGAAGAAGCCATTTCAAAGAACAGAACAGTGGATGAGCATTTTCTTGAAATCCTTAATGGACTCGAACCGAAGGTGTAGGGTCCACTCCGCAGACGGACAAAAGGCTGGAGACATCTATCTCCAGCCTTTTCTGTTGCCAGCTCTCGATACTTCATTAATTACTTTAAGCAATTGACTGCGGGAACCATTTTGGTTAACAGGAGAAAACCCGCATATTTACGGTCGAAACCCGAGGTTTTTCCTCAACTATAAGGAAAAGTTCTTGAATTTCAGGAGGAAAACGGGGTATAAGCACAGGGCCGGGAAAATTCTTCAGGCGGCATCATGATTTTCAGTGGGGGCAGAAAATGAAAACGTCAGCAGCGCGCAGTGAAGTTCGTGAGGTCATGGACATTCGGCAAGCAGCAGAATATCTTGGCATCAGTCCCGACACTCTTTATAAATATGCCTCGGAAAGCTTTGTTCCCGCTTTTAAACTGGGGAACCGCTGGCGGTTCAAAAAATCGCGGCTGGACGATTGGATGGACCAGCAATCCGGCGGAGCTTCCCGGGCGGAGATCAGGGTGGTCCGGCCGCGGCAAAAGAAACCGGTCCGGGCGGCACGATAAGACGGCTTTTGGGCGGCTTTCCTTTAAGAATTTCTGTTGAAAAACAGGCATACGGAATGCCTTGCGTCATGGCGTGAGCGTATACTCGCCAGCTGATGGGGGAGTAACGTTTATGGAAACGACAGAGGCACGATTGATTCCGCACCTGACGGTGAGCGATGCCGCAGCGGCCATTGATTTTTATAAAAAGGCCTTCAACGCTGTGGAAGTTGCCCGGCATATCGCCCCGGATGGAAAACGCATCATGCATGCTCGGGTGGAACTCTTTGGCAGTGCATTGATGCTGAACGACGATTTTTGCGATTATACCGGGGGAAAAAGCAATACCCCGGAGGCGCTCTCCGGCTCTCCGGTGACATTGCACCTGCAGGTAGATGATGCACGCCGGGTATGGGATTTGGCGGTGGCAGCAGGGGCCAAGGTTGTCATGCCATTACAGGAACAGTTTTGGGGCGATATTTATGGCATGTTCATCGATCCCTTTGGCCACAAATGGTCCGTTGGAGAGACCGTGAAAAAACTCAGCGAGACCCAAATTCAGGAAGGAGCAAAGCAAGCCTTTGGGCATGCCCCCAGGGCTTAAAGCAGAAGTTCTCCGGACAGACCCTGTACCGCCGGGGGAAGGCTGCGATTCAGCGGATCTGAATCTCCCCGGAGCCAGTTTCGGCACGAACTGTCGGGCCTCCTCCGTGGATGTCTCCCATGACGTGATGAGAGTTGAGGTTGCCGTGGATGGTCAGAGGTTGGCTGCTATGGATGGAGCCAGATCCGGAGGACGCATCCAGCGAGAAGTGTGCATCTCCTGTGATCATGGTGATGGAGCCCGAGCCGGTTTCGAGTTTCCATGAGGCCGTAGGCTGTCCCTGAATTTCCAGATCACCTGAGCCAGTTTCGGCAAAAAGGGCGCCCTGAACATTTTTCAGACGAATGCTTCCGCTGCCGGTCTGCGCCTTGACATTATCAGATGCGAGCATTTCCGCGCGAATCTCTCCGGAGCCAGTTTCGAGTAGGACCTGGCGAGACAGCCCCGAGGCATCAATGGATCCCGAGCCAGTGCTGATCTTTGCCGGGCCACTCAGGTTGGTGATGTGAATATCGCCAGAGCCGCTGCTTGCGGAAAGGTCTGTACCTTTCGGGGCTGTGATGTCGTAATCAATCGAAACATTGTGTTCGTTCAGGTGCTTTCCAATGGAAACCGTGTTGCCATTTTGCTCAATCGGAGGGTTGGAAACAATTTGTTGTACTCGCTGCTCGGGTGAAGAGCTGTCCATCCAGCTGCCCCATTTGCCGGCATGAACGTGTCCAATGATGTGAATCCTGGAGTCCTGTCCCGCAGTGACCCGAATCGAACCGGACCCGGTGCTGATGCTGAGTGTTGCCGGACCATTGACGTGCAGTGTTTTATCGAAAGTGCCGTCGGCGGCAAACAGGGCCGCGGGACAAAGCAGCAGCAAAACTGCAGACGATTTTTGAAAGACAGATACCATTTTGTTCTCCTGGCGAATGTCCTGCATTATTGTTGCAAAACGACAGTGTCTCCTTCCTTCAGTCCCTCAAGAATCTCGGTCTTGCTTCCGTTTGAGATTCCGAGCTTTACCGGGACCTTGCGCTGCCCATCTTTCTGTTTTGGGTCAGGGACAAAGGCGAAGGCATTCTTCTGGTTGTCATAGACAATTGCCTGTTCAGGAACAGTAAGTGCGTTCTTGTGTTCCGTAATCAGAATCTCTGCATTGGCAGTCATGTTGGCTTTCAGCTCGCCGGTAGGATTGTCAATCGAGACGCGAACCTCAAAGGTGGTCACATTGTCCTTTTCAACCCCAAGAGGTGCAATTTTTGTGACCTTGCCATGGAAGGTCTTATTGGGAAAGGACTCAACGCGGATCCGTGCCGGCTGGCCAAGGTATACGCTGCCGATGTCGGCCTCGTCCACTTTTCCCTGAACATAGACCTGTGTTGTATCGCCAAGTGTCATGACCAACGTGGCTGTAGATCCGAGAACCAGAATTGAACTGACCGCATCGCCAATCTCCACGTCGC from Pseudacidobacterium ailaaui includes these protein-coding regions:
- a CDS encoding VOC family protein, whose protein sequence is METTEARLIPHLTVSDAAAAIDFYKKAFNAVEVARHIAPDGKRIMHARVELFGSALMLNDDFCDYTGGKSNTPEALSGSPVTLHLQVDDARRVWDLAVAAGAKVVMPLQEQFWGDIYGMFIDPFGHKWSVGETVKKLSETQIQEGAKQAFGHAPRA
- a CDS encoding DUF4097 family beta strand repeat-containing protein; translated protein: MVSVFQKSSAVLLLLCPAALFAADGTFDKTLHVNGPATLSISTGSGSIRVTAGQDSRIHIIGHVHAGKWGSWMDSSSPEQRVQQIVSNPPIEQNGNTVSIGKHLNEHNVSIDYDITAPKGTDLSASSGSGDIHITNLSGPAKISTGSGSIDASGLSRQVLLETGSGEIRAEMLASDNVKAQTGSGSIRLKNVQGALFAETGSGDLEIQGQPTASWKLETGSGSITMITGDAHFSLDASSGSGSIHSSQPLTIHGNLNSHHVMGDIHGGGPTVRAETGSGEIQIR
- a CDS encoding helix-turn-helix domain-containing protein; the protein is MKTSAARSEVREVMDIRQAAEYLGISPDTLYKYASESFVPAFKLGNRWRFKKSRLDDWMDQQSGGASRAEIRVVRPRQKKPVRAAR